From one Humulus lupulus chromosome 8, drHumLupu1.1, whole genome shotgun sequence genomic stretch:
- the LOC133798555 gene encoding regulator of nonsense transcripts UPF2 translates to MDHPEDEGRVGGGEHNGKQNEEEAVARLEEIKKSIEAKMTLRHGNLNPERPDSGFLRTLDSSIRRNTAVIKKLKQINEEQREGLLDDLRSVNLSKFVSEAVTSICDAKLRSSDIQSAVQICSLLHQRYKDFSPSLVQGLLKVFFPGKSGDDSDTDRNLKAMKKRSTLKLLLELYFVGVIEDSAIFVSIIKDLTSIEHLKDRDTTQTNLSLLASFARQGRIFLGLPLTGQEVYEEFFKGLNITADQKKFFRKVLHAYYEAASELLQTEHTSLRQLEHENAKILNAKGELSDENVATYEKLRKSYDQLYRNISSLAEALDMQPPVMPEDGHTTRVTSGEDASSNSAGKDSSVLEAIWDDEDTRSFYECLPDLRAFVPAVLLGEAESKLNEQSVKTQEQSTELAPESDQVQQTAQDTGEIFTDSGASQEGRSAEKGKEKEEKDKERSKDPEKEKGKEKDADKKGDTEKEKLKSIEGTNLDALLQRLPGCVSRDLIDQLTVEFCYLNSKASRKKLVRALFNVPRTSLELLPYYSRMVATLSTCMKDVSSMLLQMLEEEFNFLINKKDQMNIETKIRNIRFIGELCKFKIAPAGLVFSCLKACLDDFSHHNIDVACNLLETCGRFLYRSPETTVRMANMLEILMRLKNVKNLDPRHSTLVENAYYLCKPPERSARIAKVRPPLHQYIRKLLFSDLDKSTIEHVLRQLRKLPWKECEPYLLKCFMKVHRGKYGQIHLIASLTAGLSRYHDEFAVAVVDEVLEEIRLGLELNDYGMQQRRLAHMRFLGELYNYEHVDSSVIFETLYLILVFGHGSPEQDLLDPPEDCFRMRMVITLLETCGHYFDRGSSKRKLDRFLIHFQRYILSKGALPLDIEFDLQDLFADLRPNMTRYSSIEEVSSALVELEEHERSLPSDKTSSEKHSDTEIRSTFNSISGNGQSAVNGNEGNGGLHDDLGDSDSDSGSGTLDPEGHDEEELDDENHDEECDSEEEDDDGGGPASDEDEVHVRQKVMEVDPHEAASFEQELKAVMQESMEQRRQELRGRPTLNMMIPMNVFEGSARGIGGESGDEALDDEGGGSKDIQVKVLVKRGNKQQTKQMYIPRDCSLVQSTKQKEAAELEEKQDIKRLVLEYNDREEEELNGLGTQTLNHVQGGSSRVSTRGHLWEGGSGRGGTRHRQYSGGGIFYNRKK, encoded by the exons ATGGATCACCCAGAGGATGAAGGGCGTGTTGGTGGAGGTGAACATAATGGAAAGCAAAATGAGGAG GAGGCTGTTGCTCGACTTGAGGAGATCAAGAAATCAATTGAAGCAAAAATGACTCTTCGACATGGCAATTTGAATCCTGAAAGGCCTG ACTCAGGATTCCTTAGGACATTGGATTCAAGTATTAGGCGTAACACAGCTGTCATTAAAAAACTGAAGCAGATTAATGAAGAGCAGCGGGAAGGGCTGCTGGATGACTTAAGAAGTGTTAATCTTAGCAAATTTGTCAGTGAAGCTGTGACTTCAATTTGTGATGCCAAACTTAGAAGTTCAGATATACAATCAGCAGTTCAG ATCTGCTCTTTGCTTCATCAAAGATACAAAGACTTCTCCCCAAGCCTCGTTCAAGGGCTTTTGAAAGTCTTCTTTCCTGGAAAATCAGGGGATGACTCAGATACAGATAGGAATCTGAAGGCTATGAAGAAGCGCAGTACTCTGAAGCTACTTTTGGAACTTTACTTTGTTGGGGTTATAGAAGACAGTGCTATTTTTGTAAGCATCATCAAAGATCTTACCAGCATCGAGCACTTAAAGGATCGGGATACTACTCAGACAAATTTATCTCTCCTTGCTAGTTTTGCTCGACAGGGAAGAATATTTCTTGGACTTCCACTCACTGGGCAAGAGGTGTATGAAGAG TTTTTTAAAGGTCTTAATATCACAGCAGATCAAAAGAAATTTTTCAGGAAGGTGTTGCATGCATATTATGAAGCTGCATCAGAACTTCTTCAGACTGAGCATACT TCTCTTCGTCAATTGGAGCATGAAAATGCAAAAATTCTCAATGCCAAGGGAGAGCTAAGTGATGAAAATGTAGCTACATATGAAAAACTGAGAAAATCTTATGACCAGTTGTACCGCAATATCTCTTC CTTAGCAGAGGCACTTGATATGCAGCCTCCAGTAATGCCAGAGGATGGTCACACAACTAGGGTTACTTCTGGAGAAGATGCTTCATCGAATTCTGCTGGAAAGGATTCTTCTGTTCTTGAAGCCATATGGGATGATGAAGATACTAGGTCTTTCTATGAATGCTTGCCAGATCTCAG agCATTTGTTCCCGCTGTATTGTTGGGGGAAGCAGAATCCAAGCTGAATGAGCAATCTGTGAAGACACAAGAGCAATCCact GAACTGGCACCTGAATCAGACCAAGTTCAACAAACTGCCCAAGACACTGGAGAGATTTTTACAGATTCTGGTGCTTCACAGGAGGGGAGAAGTGcagaaaaagggaaagaaaaggaagaaaaggaTAAGGAGAGGAGTAAAGACCCTGAAAAAGAGAAAGGGAAAGAAAAAGATGCTGATAAGAAAGGAGACActgaaaaagagaaattaaaaagtATTGAAGGGACAAATTTAGATGCCTTATTGCAGAGGCTTCCAGGTTGTGTGAGCCGTGATCTTATAGATCAATTGACT GTAGAATTTTGTTACTTGAATTCAAAAGCAAGTCGAAAAAAGCTTGTGAGGGCATTGTTTAATGTTCCAAGGACTTCATTGGAACTGCTACCATACTATTCACGCATGGTTGCCACATTATCAACATGCATGAAAGATGTTTCTTCCATGCTCCTACAAATGCTAGAAGAGGAgtttaatttcttaattaataaaaag GATCAAATGAACATTGAAACAAAGATTAGGAACATTAGGTTTATTGGAGAACTATGCAAGTTTAAAATCGCACCAGCTGGTCTTGTTTTTAGTTGTTTGAAG GCTTGTTTAGATGATTTCAGTCACCATAACATTGATGTTGCTTGCAATCTTCTGGAGACCTGTGGTCGTTTTCTGTATCGGTCACCTGAAACTACTGTTCGAATGGCTAATATGTTGGAGATATTGATGCGTTTAAAAAATGTCAAAAATTTGGATCCTCGGCATAGCACCCTTGTTGAAAATGCTTACTATTTGTGCAAACCACCTGAGCGATCTGCCCGGATTGCTAAAGTCCGTCCTCCTTTGCATCAG TACATAAGAAAATTGCTATTTTCAGATCTTGACAAATCTACAATTGAGCATGTGCTGAGACAGCTTCGTAAATTACCATGGAAGGAATGTGAACCCTATCTTTTAAAATGCTTCATGAAGGTTCACAGAGGGAAATATGGTCAGATTCATTTGATTGCTTCTCTCACTGCTGGCTTAAGTCGCTATCATGATGAATTTGCTGTAGCTGTTGTAGACGAG GTTTTGGAAGAGATTCGGCTTGGGCTAGAATTAAATGACTATGGTATGCAGCAGAGACGCTTAGCCCATATGCGATTTTTGGGAGAGCTATACAACTATGAGCATGTGGATTCATCTGTTATTTTTGAGACGCTGTATTTGATTCTTGTATTTGGCCATGGCTCACCAGAG CAAGATCTACTGGACCCACCGGAGGATTGTTTCCGCATGAGGATGGTTATTACTCTCCTTGAAACCTGTGGGCACTATTTTGATCGAGGCTCTTCTAAAAGGAAACTAGATCGATTTTTAATACACTTTCAAAGATATATCCTGAGCAAAGGTGCTTTACCACTAGATATTGAATTTGACTTGCAG GATTTATTTGCTGATTTACGTCCCAATATGACTCGATACTCATCTATTGAAGAAGTTAGTTCGGCTCTGGTGGAACTTGAGGAACATGAACGCAGTCTCCCATCTGACAAAACAAGTAGTGAGAAACACTCTGACACTGAAATAAGGAGTACTTTCAACTCTATTTCAGGAAATGGACAGAGTGCTGTGAATGGTAACGAGGGAAATGGTGGGTTGCATGATGACCTTGGAGACAGTGACAGTGATTCAGGAAGCGGCACTCTTGATCCAGAGGGACATGATGAAGAAGAATTGGATGATGAGAATCATGACGAAGAATGTGATAGTGAGGAGGAGGATGATGATGGGGGTGGACCTGCCTCAGATGAGGATGAAGTCCATGTGAGGCAGAAGGTGATGGAAGTTGACCCTCATGAAGCAGCAAGTTTTGAGCAAGAACTAAAGGCTGTTATGCAG GAAAGCATGGAGCAGCGCAGGCAAGAACTACGTGGTCGGCCTACATTAAATATGATGATACCAATGAACGTGTTCGAGGGATCAGCCAGGGGGATTGGTGGGGAAAGTGGTGATGAAGCATTGGATGATGAGGGTGGGGGAAGTAAGGACATCCAGGTAAAAGTTCTTGTGAAGCGTGGGAACAAGCAACAAACCAAGCAGATGTACATCCCTCGTGATTGCTCTCTTGTACAGAGCACAAAACAAAAAGAAGCAGCTGAGCTTGAGGAGAAACAAGACATCAAAAGGCTCGTTTTAGAATATAATGATAGAGAGGAGGAGGAACTGAATGGGTTGGGAACCCAAACTTTGAACCATGTGCAGGGTGGCAGCAGTAGAGTTTCCACCCGAGGTCACTTGTGGGAAGGAGGCAGTGGGAGGGGGGGAACGCGGCATCGCCAATATTCCGGTGGTGGAATCTTTTACAACAGAAAAAAGTGA